GGCGATTCTGCGTGATCTCCGTCTGGGCACCTTCCACGTGCTGGTCGGTATTAACCTGCTCAGAGAGGGTCTTGACCTGCCGGAGGTGTCGCTAGTCGCGATTCTGGATGCTGACAAGGAAGGCTTCCTCCGTTCCGAGCGTTCGCTGATCCAGACGATCGGCCGTGCCGCCCGTAACTCGGAGGGCCGGGTCATTATGTACGGGGACCGCATTACGGACTCCATGGAGAAGGCAATGAGCGAGACCCAGCGCCGCCGCGAGATTCAAATCGCCCATAACGAGAAGCACGGGATTACCCCGACGACCATCAACAAGAAGGTGCGCGATATCATCGAGGCGACCAAGGTGGCCGAGTCCAAGGCCGATTACCTCACCGGTGTCGGCGGCAAGCTGAACAAGAAAGACAAGCAGAGCCTGATGCAGCGCCTGGAGGCCGAGATGAAGGACGCCGCCAAGAACCTGCAATTCGAGCGCGCCGCCGAACTGCGCGATGCCTTGCTTGAATTGCGGGCAGAGTAACCCGGCGCTGAAGTTAACGATCCAGGGAACGGCGCTACTCAGGCCGTTCCTTTTGAAGATAAAGGGGCCACGCCCTTGCGCATCCCGTGGGAACAGCGTGCCGTTAAGTTCTTTGCGCATTCCGCAGGAACAGCCGCAGTTAAGTTCTTAGCGCGTATCCCGGAGGGACAGCGTGCCGTTGAAGCCCTTAGCGCGTATCCCGAAGGGACAGCGTGCCGTTGAAGCCCTTAGCGCGTATCCCGGAGGACAGCGTGCCGTTAAGCTCTTGCGCATTCCGCAGGAACAGCCCGCAGTTAATTTTTTAGCGCGTATCCCGAAGGGACAGCGTTGTCGGCAAGCCACAGCGAGCCGAATCGCTCTAATCGTAGGAGCGGCCCCGTAGGGGTTAGCGGGCCCATTGCCCCAGTAGTCGTCCATTCACCAACCTAATTCCTTCCGCCGAGCTTGCGGGTGTCCAGAGGGTGCAACCCTTGGGGCCCTCCCTTGGAAGGGAGGGTTTGGGAGGGATCGAAAGGTAATGTTTTTCCATTTTAAATTCCCCTTAAAGGAGAGGTACCGTTGGCACATGAAAGTATAGTAATCAAGGGCGCAAGGGCCCATAATCTCAAGAACATCGACGTAACGATTCCGCGTGACCGCTTCGTCGTGCTGACGGGACTGAGCGGTTCGGGCAAATCCTCTCTGGCCTTCGACACCATCTACGCCGAGGGACAACGCCGGTATGTGGAGTCTTTGTCTGCCTATGCCCGCCAGTTCCTGGGCCAGATGGAGAAGCCGGATGTAGATTCCATCGACGGACTCTCCCCGGCCATATCGATTGACCAGAAGACGACTAGCCGTAACCCGCGTTCCACGGTTGGGACGGTTACCGAAATCTATGATTATCTGCGGCTGCTGTTTGCCCGGATCGGCCATCCGCATTGTCCGGATCATGGCATAGAGATCACTTCCCAGACCGTTGAACAGATGGTGGACCGGATTATGCAATACCCGGAGAAGACCCGGCTGCAGATTCTGGCCCCGGTCATTTCCGGCCGTAAGGGTGAGCATAAGGGTCTGTTCACAGATATCTCGAAGCAAGGCTTCGTCCGTGTACGTGTGGACGGTGAACTGCGCGAAGTGACAGAAGACATTGTACTGGAGAAGAATAAAAAGCATACAATTGAGGTTGTTGTTGACCGGATTGTGATTAAGGATGATATCGAGACCCGGCTTACCGATTCCCTGGAGACTGCGCTGAAGCTGTCCGGCGGTCAGATTCTCGTGGATGTGATGGGCCAGGAAGAGCTGCTGTTCAGTGCAAGCTTTGCTTGTCCGGTCTGCGGATTCAGCATAGAAGAGCTGGCTCCGCGCATGTTCTCCTTCAACAGCCCCTTCGGGGCCTGCCCTGAGTGTGACGGGCTGGGAATGAATATGGTAGTCGATCCCGATCTGCTGATCCCGGATATGGAGAAGTCCATTGAAGAAGGGGCTTTCCTGGCCTGGACAGGCAGTACGTCGAACTACTATCCGCAGTTCCTGAAATCGGTGTGTGAGCATTTCAAGATTCCGCAGAATGTACCGGTTAGCAGCCTCTCCGCGGAGCATATGAACAAGCTGCTGCACGGAACGGGCAGCGAGAAGATCCGCTTCCGGTATGAGAACGACTTCGGCCAGCGCAAAGACGCCCTGGTTGCTTTTGAAGGAATCATTCCTAATCTGGAGCGCCGGTACCGCGATACAGCTTCCGAAGGAATCCGTGAGTTCATTGAAGGCTTCATGAGCGCCAAGCCCTGCCATTCGTGTAAGGGCAAGCGGCTCAAAAAAGAGATTCTGGCGGTGACCATCAATGAGCGGAACGTTGCGGATGTGACGGATCTGTCAATTGGGGATTGCCTGGACTTCTTCGCAGATCTCCAGCTCAGTGAGAAAGAAACAGCGATTGCCAATCTGATCCTCAAGGAAATCAGCAGCCGGCTCGGTTTCCTGGTGAATGTGGGGCTGAACTATCTGACCCTTAGCCGGGCAGCCGGCTCGTTATCCGGAGGGGAAGCCCAGCGCATCAGGCTGGCTACCCAG
The sequence above is a segment of the Paenibacillus sp. FSL R7-0204 genome. Coding sequences within it:
- the uvrA gene encoding excinuclease ABC subunit UvrA: MAHESIVIKGARAHNLKNIDVTIPRDRFVVLTGLSGSGKSSLAFDTIYAEGQRRYVESLSAYARQFLGQMEKPDVDSIDGLSPAISIDQKTTSRNPRSTVGTVTEIYDYLRLLFARIGHPHCPDHGIEITSQTVEQMVDRIMQYPEKTRLQILAPVISGRKGEHKGLFTDISKQGFVRVRVDGELREVTEDIVLEKNKKHTIEVVVDRIVIKDDIETRLTDSLETALKLSGGQILVDVMGQEELLFSASFACPVCGFSIEELAPRMFSFNSPFGACPECDGLGMNMVVDPDLLIPDMEKSIEEGAFLAWTGSTSNYYPQFLKSVCEHFKIPQNVPVSSLSAEHMNKLLHGTGSEKIRFRYENDFGQRKDALVAFEGIIPNLERRYRDTASEGIREFIEGFMSAKPCHSCKGKRLKKEILAVTINERNVADVTDLSIGDCLDFFADLQLSEKETAIANLILKEISSRLGFLVNVGLNYLTLSRAAGSLSGGEAQRIRLATQIGSSLMGVLYILDEPSIGLHQRDNDRLIATLAHMRDLGNTLIVVEHDEDTMMAADYIIDIGPGAGKHGGQVIAQGTPEEIMKDPGSLTGEYLSGRKFIPVTSKRRPTDNERWIEIRGAKENNLKNVNVKIPLGVFTAVTGVSGSGKSSLINEILYKSLARQLNKAVKVRPGLHKEIRGLENLDKVIEIDQSPIGRTPRSNPATYTGVFDDIRDLFSKTNEAKVRGFQKGRFSFNVKGGRCEACRGDGIIKIEMHFLPDVYVPCEVCKGKRYNRETLEVKYKGKNISDVLEMTVEDATEFFKNIPKIHRKMQTLLDVGLGYINIGQPGTTLSGGEAQRVKLASELYRRSTGKTLYILDEPTTGLHVDDIGRLLEVLHRLVDSGESVLVIEHNLDVIKTADYIIDMGPEGGSGGGTVLATGTPEKLISVEESYTGRYLKPVLIRDTERTQAMELQASETV